GACCGCCCGTCTCCGCGCCGAAGTGAACGAAGAACTCTTCGCCGACGGCCTGGTCTCCCGCCTCGAGCTCCAACTTTCCAAGGTCACCGCCGAAGAGGCCGCCACCCGCAACGGCATCGAGCAAAAGCGTTTCGCCTTCGCCCAGGAGTCGATCAAGCCGCAGCTCGCCGTGCAGGAGGCCGAAGTCGCCCGCCTCGAAGCCCAGGCCCGCCTCCGCCAAGCCGAAGCCGACGCCCTCAAGGTGCGCGCTTCCATGGAAGGTGTGCTCTCCGCCCTCCCGGTTGAAGTCGGTGCCCAGGTCCAGCCCGGCCAGAATCTCGCTCGCGTCGCCGATCCGTCCGAACTCAAGGCCGAGATCCGCATCGCGGAAACTCAGGCCAAGGACATCACCATCGGCCAATCCGCCAAGGTCGACACCCGCAACGGCATCGTCGAAGGTCGCGTCGTTCGCATCGATCCGGCCGTGCAAAACGGCACCGTGCTCGTCGACGTCACGCTCGAAGGTGAGCTGCCCCGCGGCGCTCGTCCCGACCTCTCCGTCGATGGCACGATCGAACTCGAACGCCTCGACAACGTGATCTTCGTCGGCCGCCCGGCCTTTGGCCAGGAGCGCTCCACGGTGGGCATCTTTAAACTCGCCGAAGACGGCACCGCCGATCGCGTGCAGGTCCAACTCGGCCGCAGCTCCGTCAACACCATCGAGGTCATCCGCGGCCTCCAACCCGGCGATCAAGTCATCCTCTCCGACATGTCGCAGTGGGACTCCCACGATCGCGTGCGGCTCAACTAACAATCCGCGTCCGTCGCCAACTTTTCTGCAACTCCGCCTCCCTCTCCGGGTTATCACCACCAACACCCGCCGACCGATGCTCACCTCGCACCTCATCCTCGCCGCCCTCGCGTCCTTTGTCGCGATCGATGCCGGCTCCACCTCCTCCGAATAACTTTCCGTTACGGTCCCTCCAGTTTCGAACCAACAACCACCGAACTCACAAATCCTACCAGCCATGTCCGAATCACTCATCAAACTCGAAGGCGTCACCAAGGTCTTCCTCACCGACGAAGTTGAAACCCACGCCCTCTCCGGCATTCACATGGAAATCAACCAGGGTGAATACGTCTCCATCGCCGGCCCGTCCGGCTGCGGCAAGTCCACCCTGCTCTCCATCCTCGGCCTGCTCGACACTCCGACCGATGGCACCTACCTGCTCAACAGCCGCCCCGTCCAGGGCCTCTCCCTCCCCGAGCGCGCTCGCATCCGCAACCGTGAGATCGGCTTCATTTTCC
This portion of the Actomonas aquatica genome encodes:
- a CDS encoding efflux RND transporter periplasmic adaptor subunit, producing MDIPRPNQAAAKRKKRLTMIIVSVIALAAITVGLSTLKPAAPSVDRNLVWVDTVQRGPMVRQVRGLGTLVPENIRWVAARTQARVEKIILRPGAMVTPDSIILELSNPDVTQAAETAVSSLQAAEAQLANLKVQLQSQLLAAESAAANAKAAYETARLRAEVNEELFADGLVSRLELQLSKVTAEEAATRNGIEQKRFAFAQESIKPQLAVQEAEVARLEAQARLRQAEADALKVRASMEGVLSALPVEVGAQVQPGQNLARVADPSELKAEIRIAETQAKDITIGQSAKVDTRNGIVEGRVVRIDPAVQNGTVLVDVTLEGELPRGARPDLSVDGTIELERLDNVIFVGRPAFGQERSTVGIFKLAEDGTADRVQVQLGRSSVNTIEVIRGLQPGDQVILSDMSQWDSHDRVRLN